Proteins encoded within one genomic window of Lysinibacillus louembei:
- a CDS encoding LysR family transcriptional regulator — translation MDIRVLRYFIAVATQENISAAAEALHLSQPTLSRQLTNLEEELGTTLFMRGNRKISLTDEGMFLLERAKEIVDLVDKTEANFNHPSDIVSGEIYIGSGETEAMHFIAKTIKTVVTHHPNIKFHLYSGNADDITVKLDNGLLDFGVVIEPADKQKYDYVRLPATDTWGVLMRKDNPLANKTVIQPKDLLDKPLIISKQSAVSNVLSGWFGAAVENLHIIGTYNLLYNASVMVKEDIGYAICLDKLMDISEESALCFRPLQPKLEARLDIIWKKHQAFSNATKVFLKYLRESL, via the coding sequence TTGGATATACGTGTCTTGCGCTATTTTATCGCAGTAGCTACACAGGAAAATATATCGGCTGCCGCTGAGGCGCTACATTTATCACAGCCTACACTATCAAGACAATTAACAAACTTAGAAGAGGAGCTTGGTACGACGCTTTTTATGCGCGGCAATCGCAAAATTTCGCTAACGGATGAGGGTATGTTTTTACTTGAACGCGCAAAGGAAATTGTTGATTTAGTAGATAAAACAGAAGCCAATTTTAATCACCCCTCTGATATTGTCAGTGGAGAAATTTATATTGGTAGCGGTGAAACGGAGGCGATGCATTTCATTGCAAAAACCATCAAAACAGTTGTCACACATCATCCAAATATTAAATTTCACTTATATAGCGGAAACGCAGACGACATTACAGTGAAACTAGATAACGGCTTGCTGGATTTTGGCGTTGTCATCGAGCCAGCAGATAAGCAAAAATATGATTATGTGCGCCTACCTGCTACAGATACATGGGGCGTGCTAATGCGCAAGGACAATCCACTTGCTAACAAAACAGTCATACAGCCAAAGGATTTATTAGATAAACCGTTGATTATTTCAAAGCAAAGTGCAGTGAGCAACGTCCTCTCAGGCTGGTTCGGCGCAGCAGTTGAAAATCTGCATATTATCGGCACATACAATCTACTGTATAACGCCTCTGTCATGGTAAAGGAGGATATCGGCTATGCGATTTGCTTAGACAAGTTAATGGACATTTCTGAGGAGAGCGCCCTTTGCTTCCGCCCCCTTCAGCCAAAGCTTGAGGCGAGGCTCGACATCATTTGGAAAAAACATCAAGCGTTCTCAAATGCTACGAAGGTATTTTTGAAATATTTAAGGGAGAGTCTTTAA
- a CDS encoding YhdH/YhfP family quinone oxidoreductase, whose translation MELFKAIVVRKMNDEVTYKLEDVSLSDLSAGEVVIEVAYSSVNFKDMLAVQASGGVVRDYPMIPGIDLSGTIVHSTDERFFEGQAVLVTGFDTGVRHTGGFAQYARIPADWIVPLPDGLTLKDAMVFGTAGFTAALSIMALEKHGMSVGSSPQIVVTGSTGGVGSVALQILSKIGYTNITAVVRKEHQVDVAKALGATEVIFAVDIGDSQKSLNKAKYHYVLDTVGGQVAAALIPQIHYGGSMTMCGHAGGAQLATNVLPFILRGINLLGIDSVNVPIEKRAPIWEKIAQDWNISATTLAREIPLEEVPETIEAVKNGQHLGRTIIKMR comes from the coding sequence ATGGAATTATTTAAAGCTATTGTTGTAAGAAAAATGAACGATGAAGTGACGTATAAGCTAGAGGATGTATCGCTTTCCGATTTATCTGCTGGGGAGGTAGTCATCGAGGTTGCGTATTCCTCGGTGAACTTTAAGGATATGTTAGCTGTGCAAGCAAGCGGTGGCGTAGTGCGAGATTATCCGATGATTCCAGGGATTGATTTAAGTGGAACGATTGTTCATTCTACAGATGAACGCTTTTTCGAAGGGCAAGCGGTGCTTGTGACAGGCTTTGACACTGGAGTAAGGCATACTGGAGGATTTGCACAATATGCGCGCATTCCTGCTGATTGGATTGTGCCTCTACCAGATGGGCTGACGCTAAAGGATGCGATGGTTTTCGGAACGGCTGGTTTTACTGCAGCATTATCTATTATGGCATTGGAAAAGCATGGCATGTCTGTTGGCAGTAGCCCGCAAATTGTAGTGACAGGCTCAACGGGTGGCGTAGGCAGTGTCGCTCTGCAAATTTTATCAAAAATTGGCTATACAAATATTACAGCGGTTGTTCGTAAAGAGCATCAAGTAGATGTAGCCAAAGCTTTAGGGGCTACAGAGGTTATTTTTGCAGTAGACATAGGAGACTCTCAAAAATCATTAAATAAAGCGAAATATCATTATGTATTAGATACGGTTGGTGGTCAGGTTGCAGCAGCACTTATTCCTCAAATTCACTATGGTGGAAGCATGACAATGTGTGGGCATGCAGGAGGGGCACAATTAGCAACAAATGTGCTACCATTTATCTTAAGAGGCATTAATCTGTTAGGCATCGATTCCGTCAATGTGCCGATTGAAAAGCGTGCACCAATTTGGGAAAAAATTGCGCAAGACTGGAATATTAGTGCGACAACATTAGCGCGAGAAATTCCTCTTGAGGAAGTGCCAGAAACAATTGAAGCAGTGAAAAACGGACAGCATTTAGGAAGAACGATTATTAAAATGAGATAG
- a CDS encoding C39 family peptidase — MRRLFLMTLLFAIVILSSCQSPKLLPVNHEAANFSDELTIYTVEFYSRVAVPHVEVAIEQQGTEIARATSSVDGIAKFAQLLEKEQYEAVIYHANGQEQSRTPFTFDKSKPNLFIETIYPKAQAGLAVPIVLQNPELPNGCEITSLTAMLNYFSIDTDKMTMKRNYLPRQATEIRGGIRYGPDPELAYAGNPASATDGFYVFANPIAQAANTILEEQASPLRASNITGASQQEILAYVEQGYPVLTWVTIDWQAPRTNRFWIVEETGERHPIYSNLHAVVLTGASKNSVTIMNPLHGDEIVDINTFFSSYQALGSHAVVIQ; from the coding sequence TTGAGACGACTATTTTTGATGACGTTACTTTTCGCAATAGTCATCCTTTCGAGCTGTCAAAGTCCAAAGCTTTTGCCAGTAAATCATGAGGCTGCTAATTTTTCTGATGAGCTAACGATTTATACAGTAGAATTTTATAGTCGTGTTGCTGTACCACATGTGGAGGTTGCAATTGAGCAGCAAGGCACAGAGATTGCACGTGCCACATCGTCAGTGGATGGCATTGCTAAATTTGCACAGCTGCTAGAAAAGGAGCAGTATGAGGCAGTTATTTATCATGCGAATGGGCAGGAGCAATCACGCACTCCCTTTACCTTTGATAAAAGCAAACCAAACTTGTTTATTGAAACCATCTACCCTAAAGCGCAAGCTGGATTAGCTGTGCCTATTGTGTTGCAAAATCCAGAGCTACCAAATGGCTGTGAAATTACATCACTCACTGCGATGCTCAACTATTTTAGTATCGACACAGATAAAATGACGATGAAGCGCAACTATTTGCCGAGACAAGCAACAGAAATTCGTGGCGGGATACGCTACGGTCCAGATCCAGAGCTTGCCTATGCTGGCAATCCTGCAAGTGCAACAGATGGCTTCTATGTCTTTGCGAACCCTATTGCACAGGCGGCGAATACCATTTTAGAAGAACAAGCCTCGCCATTGCGTGCCTCAAATATTACAGGTGCTTCACAGCAGGAAATTCTTGCATATGTTGAGCAAGGCTACCCTGTTTTAACATGGGTCACAATTGATTGGCAAGCACCGCGAACGAATCGCTTTTGGATTGTTGAAGAAACAGGTGAAAGGCACCCTATTTACAGCAATTTGCATGCGGTTGTGCTGACAGGGGCAAGCAAAAATAGCGTCACAATTATGAATCCATTGCACGGCGATGAAATCGTCGATATCAACACGTTTTTCTCAAGCTACCAAGCACTTGGTTCGCATGCGGTTGTTATACAGTAA
- a CDS encoding MarR family winged helix-turn-helix transcriptional regulator — MKLDECINFLLSVAQHKVHKHFNHQLEKFDITPAQYGVLNCLWMEGKITPKRIGELLYLEAPTVSGILDKMQKMNLIEREIDPTNRRNVFVTSTEKANQLRSNIEATSIEMNENVLQKLSEEEIAALKKGLAAVIKAELI, encoded by the coding sequence TTGAAATTAGATGAATGTATTAACTTTTTATTGAGTGTAGCCCAGCATAAAGTACACAAGCATTTTAACCATCAGTTAGAAAAATTCGACATTACCCCTGCCCAATATGGCGTATTAAATTGCTTGTGGATGGAAGGGAAAATTACCCCTAAAAGAATTGGTGAGTTACTTTATTTAGAAGCACCTACTGTTTCAGGCATATTAGATAAAATGCAAAAGATGAATTTAATTGAGCGTGAAATCGACCCCACTAATCGCAGAAACGTGTTCGTCACAAGCACAGAAAAAGCAAATCAACTGCGCAGTAACATTGAGGCAACTAGCATAGAAATGAATGAAAATGTACTACAAAAGCTGAGCGAGGAAGAAATAGCCGCTTTGAAAAAGGGGTTGGCTGCGGTCATTAAGGCTGAATTGATTTAA
- a CDS encoding PQQ-dependent sugar dehydrogenase, whose protein sequence is MKKWLASYFITTALLVGCSADEPQNTAVEQQLPDTAQKIEIVAENLAAPWAISKIDDTFFITERAGNIIKITKDEMVTQRVELEKERSTASEAGLLGFVLAPDFAQSNEAYAYYTYENEGEQFNRIVVLQLDGDVWKETTLLLDEIPSGTYHHGGRLQIGPDDKLYATTGDASNRDIAQDVNSLGGKILRLNFDGSIPADNPFDNSYVYSYGHRNPQGITWAPDGTMYASEHGTSANDEINRIEAGQNYGWPIIEGNATQDGLVSPLFTSGSDTTWAPSGMGYYHDSLYVAALRGTALLQFNLATNETREVVTDLGRIRDVLIEGATLYFISNNSDGRGNPLENDDKLYRIELK, encoded by the coding sequence ATGAAAAAATGGCTAGCATCCTATTTCATTACAACGGCTTTACTTGTTGGCTGCTCGGCTGACGAGCCGCAAAATACGGCGGTTGAGCAGCAACTACCAGACACGGCTCAAAAAATTGAGATTGTTGCGGAAAATTTAGCTGCACCGTGGGCAATAAGCAAAATTGATGATACTTTTTTTATAACGGAGAGAGCGGGAAATATTATTAAAATTACAAAAGATGAGATGGTGACACAGCGTGTGGAGCTAGAAAAGGAGCGTTCAACCGCATCTGAGGCAGGGCTGCTTGGCTTTGTGCTCGCGCCCGACTTTGCACAATCCAATGAAGCGTATGCCTACTATACGTACGAAAATGAAGGGGAGCAGTTTAATCGAATTGTTGTACTGCAATTAGACGGAGATGTATGGAAGGAGACAACTCTACTGCTGGATGAAATTCCAAGTGGCACCTATCATCATGGTGGACGCTTGCAAATTGGTCCAGACGACAAGCTATATGCCACAACAGGTGATGCTTCTAACCGCGATATTGCGCAAGATGTCAATTCATTAGGAGGGAAAATTTTAAGGCTAAACTTCGATGGCTCGATTCCAGCAGACAATCCATTCGATAACTCTTATGTTTACAGCTATGGTCATCGCAACCCACAAGGTATCACTTGGGCGCCAGACGGCACGATGTATGCAAGTGAGCATGGTACTAGCGCTAATGATGAAATCAATCGAATTGAAGCAGGGCAAAATTATGGCTGGCCAATTATTGAAGGAAATGCAACACAAGATGGCTTAGTATCACCTCTTTTCACCTCTGGTAGTGATACTACATGGGCGCCATCGGGTATGGGCTACTACCATGACTCTTTATATGTAGCTGCATTAAGAGGCACAGCGCTATTGCAATTTAATTTAGCAACAAATGAAACACGCGAAGTCGTGACAGATTTAGGGCGCATTCGCGATGTATTGATTGAAGGGGCTACCCTTTATTTCATTAGCAATAACTCGGATGGTCGTGGTAATCCATTAGAAAATGACGATAAGCTATATCGTATCGAGCTAAAATAA
- a CDS encoding catalase produces the protein MTKQNDSTNPEDMTLTNRQGHPITNNQNLRTVGNRGPATLENYDFLEKLSHFDRERIPERVVHARGAGAHGYFETYGVVGDEPISNYTRAKVFQDKGKQTPVFVRFSTVIHGGHSPETLRDPRGFAVKFYTEDGNWDLVGNNLKIFFIRDAIKFPDMIHAFKPDPITNIQSVERFFDFCASSPETFHMVTLVYSPWGIPANYRMMQGSGVNTYKWVNSEGKAVLVKYHWEPLQGIKNLTQKEAEEIQKDNFNHATQDLYDAIERGEYPEWELYVQIMEDGPHPELDFDPLDDTKLWPNDQFPWHLVGKMVLNKNPEDYFAEVEQATFGTGVLVDGLDFSDDKMLQGRTFSYSDTQRHRVGANYLQLPINAPKKHVATNQSGGQMMYKRDLAPGQNPHVNYEPSMLNGLKEATQSGKEYTPYVEGNLVRESIDRQSNTKQAGETYRNFEQWERDELLANLIRDLSACHIDIQNAMVALAEEADEEYGRLLKEGLQKAQSDANASKPLGNTKGDKAPQDAINKGHEAEPY, from the coding sequence ATGACAAAGCAAAATGATTCGACAAATCCAGAGGATATGACTTTAACCAATCGGCAAGGGCATCCGATTACGAACAATCAAAATTTACGAACTGTTGGTAATCGTGGTCCTGCGACACTTGAAAATTACGACTTTTTAGAGAAACTTAGTCACTTTGACCGCGAAAGAATTCCTGAGCGTGTCGTACATGCTCGTGGTGCTGGTGCGCATGGTTATTTTGAAACATACGGCGTTGTTGGTGACGAGCCCATTTCTAACTATACACGTGCAAAAGTCTTTCAAGATAAGGGCAAGCAAACACCCGTATTTGTGCGTTTCTCTACGGTAATTCATGGAGGTCATTCCCCTGAAACATTGCGCGATCCACGAGGCTTTGCAGTAAAGTTTTATACAGAGGATGGCAACTGGGATTTAGTCGGCAATAATTTAAAAATCTTCTTTATTCGTGATGCCATTAAGTTTCCAGATATGATTCATGCCTTTAAGCCTGACCCTATTACAAATATTCAAAGTGTGGAACGCTTTTTTGATTTTTGTGCGAGCTCCCCAGAAACCTTCCATATGGTAACGTTAGTCTACTCACCTTGGGGTATTCCAGCGAACTATCGCATGATGCAAGGCTCTGGTGTCAACACGTATAAATGGGTAAATAGTGAAGGAAAGGCGGTGCTTGTGAAATATCATTGGGAGCCGCTGCAAGGCATTAAAAATTTAACACAAAAAGAAGCGGAAGAAATTCAAAAGGACAATTTCAACCATGCCACACAGGATTTATATGATGCGATTGAGCGCGGGGAATATCCTGAATGGGAGCTCTATGTTCAAATTATGGAGGACGGTCCACACCCTGAGCTTGATTTTGACCCATTGGATGATACAAAGCTTTGGCCAAATGATCAGTTTCCGTGGCATCTTGTTGGCAAAATGGTATTGAATAAAAATCCTGAGGATTATTTTGCTGAGGTGGAGCAGGCAACGTTCGGCACTGGTGTACTTGTCGATGGCTTAGATTTTTCTGATGATAAAATGTTACAAGGTCGCACGTTCTCCTATTCTGATACACAGCGTCATCGCGTAGGGGCAAACTATTTGCAGCTTCCAATTAATGCGCCGAAAAAGCATGTTGCCACAAATCAAAGCGGCGGGCAAATGATGTATAAACGCGATTTAGCACCTGGGCAAAATCCACATGTTAACTATGAGCCTTCCATGTTAAATGGCTTAAAGGAAGCAACACAAAGCGGCAAAGAGTATACGCCATATGTCGAAGGAAATCTTGTACGTGAATCAATTGATCGTCAAAGTAATACAAAGCAAGCTGGCGAAACTTATCGCAATTTTGAGCAATGGGAACGCGACGAGCTACTTGCCAATTTAATACGCGATTTATCAGCCTGTCATATCGATATTCAAAATGCCATGGTTGCTTTAGCAGAGGAAGCGGATGAGGAATACGGTCGCTTACTGAAGGAAGGCTTACAAAAAGCTCAAAGCGATGCTAATGCTTCCAAACCGCTTGGCAATACGAAGGGTGATAAAGCCCCACAAGATGCGATTAATAAAGGGCATGAGGCAGAGCCTTATTAA
- a CDS encoding DUF1450 domain-containing protein, with the protein MFKKLFQRSKPQQLKNQVELCVSNRIYDSEEIDTLLAREDIDIHEVGCNSQCETCDHHYYAIVNGETLAADSASELLQQIDEELTHNSVV; encoded by the coding sequence ATGTTTAAAAAACTTTTCCAACGATCAAAGCCGCAGCAGCTAAAAAATCAAGTTGAGCTTTGCGTATCAAATCGCATTTACGATAGTGAAGAAATCGATACACTATTAGCCCGTGAGGATATTGATATTCACGAGGTAGGCTGCAACTCGCAATGTGAAACGTGTGACCATCACTATTATGCCATCGTGAACGGTGAGACTTTAGCAGCAGATAGCGCATCTGAATTATTGCAGCAAATTGACGAGGAATTAACGCACAATTCGGTTGTCTAG
- a CDS encoding cyclophilin-like fold protein, with protein MRNKLLMATLAIATPALIVPIQAHAFQDVPKTHAGYNEIMAMKKEGIINGYLDGTFKPEQGISRQHVAKLLAHVLPLEPIRPATTFTDVPTNHPYYNNIQRLYRAGIIDGFEGKFNPTGALTHAQIAKILCLAFQFELVQGEGTHWSKDYVATLYARGIMTGDWQRDATVTRAHYAIWLYRILNIEQEETPSLIPAPIEIDPPVYIQEASAPKIKLRFNNEEVLVKLEQNAATQDLIAALPLTLTFADYAGTEKISYLPKKLSTAATGAGIDPAIGDLAYYAPWGNLALFYQDFGYSSGLIKLGEVEAGLEKFAKMQGEFTVTIERVEEK; from the coding sequence ATGCGTAATAAATTATTAATGGCTACACTTGCAATCGCAACACCAGCGCTCATTGTTCCAATACAAGCACACGCCTTTCAGGATGTGCCGAAAACACATGCTGGCTACAATGAAATTATGGCAATGAAAAAGGAAGGCATTATTAATGGTTATTTAGATGGTACATTTAAGCCAGAGCAAGGCATTTCACGCCAGCATGTAGCAAAATTACTAGCACATGTACTGCCATTGGAGCCAATCAGACCAGCAACTACCTTTACAGATGTACCGACCAATCACCCATATTATAACAATATTCAACGCCTTTACCGTGCAGGCATTATCGATGGCTTTGAAGGGAAATTTAATCCAACAGGTGCGTTGACACATGCACAAATTGCGAAAATTTTATGTTTAGCATTTCAGTTTGAGTTAGTGCAAGGCGAAGGTACGCATTGGTCGAAGGATTATGTCGCAACATTATATGCACGCGGTATTATGACAGGTGATTGGCAGCGTGATGCAACGGTCACGAGAGCACATTACGCAATCTGGCTGTATCGCATATTAAATATAGAACAAGAGGAAACACCGTCGTTAATTCCAGCGCCAATTGAAATTGACCCGCCTGTTTACATACAGGAGGCGAGTGCTCCTAAAATCAAGCTGCGCTTTAACAATGAGGAAGTCCTCGTTAAATTAGAACAAAATGCCGCAACGCAAGATTTGATTGCAGCGCTCCCGCTTACATTAACATTTGCAGATTATGCAGGAACTGAAAAAATTAGCTACTTGCCGAAAAAATTATCGACAGCAGCAACAGGGGCAGGGATAGACCCAGCAATAGGGGATTTAGCCTATTATGCACCTTGGGGGAATTTAGCATTGTTTTATCAAGATTTTGGCTACTCCAGTGGGCTAATTAAGCTTGGAGAAGTAGAGGCAGGCTTAGAAAAATTCGCCAAAATGCAAGGGGAATTTACCGTGACAATTGAGCGAGTGGAGGAAAAATAA
- the asnB gene encoding asparagine synthase (glutamine-hydrolyzing), whose product MCGFTGFIGEVDNSPAVLENMMNQIIHRGPDSGGQFNEGIANLGFRRLSIIDLAHGSQPLFNEDNSLVLIFNGEIYNFQTIREDLIEKGHVFTTQTDSEILLHGYEEYGPKLVQKLRGMFAFVIWDRNNQKLFAARDHFGIKPFYYGQMNGTLFFGSEIKSFLPHPHFTKELNKQALKPYLTFQYPVLNETFFKGIFKLPAAHYMTYENGQLTIERYWEPTYAPEERPLDKIIEDIDDAVRESVAAHTIADVKVGSFLSSGVDSSYVASVLRPDKTFTVGFSAENFSEIDNAVELSKELGIENVNETLNPDECFADLGKIQYMMDEPHSNPSIVPLYYLARLARKHVTVVLSGEGADELFGGYDEYTDTPNMKKFKSLPSPIRALANIAGAIMPNSKIGGLARRAKLPVEQTFIGQARIFEEHESAAILTDDFNNAPSVQDIVSPYYKKFQGQDDVTKKQLLDLNLWIVDDILLKADKMSMAHSIELRVPLLDREMMDVAASVPTRYRVNEENTKYAFRQAAREALPEAWANRKKIGFPVPIRHWLRDEKYVKEVRALFSSDIAAQFFDRDKILALLDSHIAGTTNSQRKIWSIYMFLVWYNEYFVKQ is encoded by the coding sequence ATGTGTGGATTTACTGGATTTATCGGCGAGGTGGACAATTCACCAGCCGTTTTAGAAAATATGATGAATCAAATTATTCATCGTGGACCTGATAGTGGTGGACAATTTAATGAAGGGATTGCCAATCTTGGCTTCCGTCGTTTGAGCATTATTGACTTGGCACATGGCTCACAGCCTTTATTTAATGAAGATAATTCGCTTGTGTTGATTTTTAATGGGGAAATTTATAATTTCCAAACGATTCGTGAAGATTTAATTGAAAAAGGGCATGTCTTTACAACACAGACAGATAGTGAAATTTTATTGCATGGCTATGAGGAATATGGACCAAAGCTTGTGCAAAAGCTGCGTGGGATGTTTGCGTTCGTTATTTGGGATCGCAATAACCAAAAATTATTTGCCGCACGTGACCATTTCGGGATTAAGCCATTTTACTATGGGCAAATGAATGGAACGCTGTTTTTCGGCTCGGAAATTAAGAGCTTTTTACCGCACCCTCATTTTACGAAAGAGCTAAATAAACAAGCATTGAAGCCTTATTTAACGTTCCAATACCCTGTGCTCAATGAAACGTTTTTTAAAGGCATTTTCAAGCTACCTGCTGCACACTATATGACGTATGAAAATGGACAGCTAACAATTGAGCGCTACTGGGAGCCAACATATGCGCCTGAGGAACGTCCTTTAGATAAAATTATCGAAGATATTGATGATGCGGTGCGTGAGTCTGTTGCGGCACACACAATCGCAGATGTAAAGGTCGGTTCCTTTTTATCAAGTGGTGTGGATTCCAGCTATGTGGCAAGCGTGCTACGCCCTGATAAAACATTTACGGTTGGCTTTAGCGCTGAGAACTTCTCTGAAATTGATAATGCAGTTGAATTATCAAAAGAGCTTGGTATCGAAAATGTCAATGAAACATTGAATCCAGATGAGTGCTTTGCTGATTTAGGTAAAATTCAATATATGATGGATGAGCCGCATTCGAATCCGTCGATTGTACCTCTTTACTATTTGGCACGTTTAGCTCGTAAGCATGTAACAGTTGTCCTTTCAGGTGAAGGTGCAGACGAACTATTTGGTGGTTATGATGAATATACAGATACGCCAAATATGAAAAAATTCAAAAGCCTCCCTTCTCCAATTCGTGCTTTAGCAAATATTGCCGGGGCAATTATGCCAAACAGCAAAATTGGTGGCTTAGCAAGACGTGCAAAATTGCCTGTTGAGCAAACATTTATCGGACAAGCGCGCATTTTTGAGGAGCATGAATCTGCAGCAATTTTAACAGATGATTTCAATAATGCTCCTTCTGTTCAAGATATCGTTAGCCCTTACTATAAAAAATTCCAAGGGCAGGATGATGTGACGAAGAAGCAGCTGTTAGATTTAAATTTATGGATTGTTGATGATATTTTACTGAAGGCGGATAAAATGTCGATGGCGCATTCGATTGAATTGCGTGTACCCCTTCTTGACCGTGAAATGATGGATGTAGCGGCATCTGTGCCAACACGCTATCGTGTCAATGAAGAAAATACGAAATATGCATTCCGTCAAGCAGCGCGTGAGGCACTGCCAGAAGCGTGGGCAAACCGTAAAAAAATCGGCTTCCCTGTACCAATTCGCCACTGGTTGCGTGATGAGAAATATGTCAAGGAAGTACGTGCACTGTTTAGCAGTGATATTGCTGCACAATTTTTCGATCGTGATAAAATTTTAGCATTGCTGGATTCACATATTGCAGGAACAACAAATAGCCAGCGTAAAATTTGGTCCATTTACATGTTCCTTGTTTGGTATAACGAATACTTTGTAAAGCAATAA
- the leuD gene encoding 3-isopropylmalate dehydratase small subunit: MEPINIVKSVYAPLDRKNVDTDQIISKEFLKRIERTGFGEFLFYHWRFDKEGNEITDFVLNKPAYKNAEILVAQDNFGCGSSREHAPWAILDYGFRVVIAPSFADIFHNNCFKNGILPIKLTEAECDELLAQGLQQAQEIEVNLEAQTVTAASKVYSFNIDPYYKEMLLNGWDEIALTFKYEDEIAAYEAKRIVFE; this comes from the coding sequence ATGGAACCAATTAATATTGTGAAAAGCGTATATGCACCACTTGATCGAAAAAACGTAGATACAGACCAAATCATTTCAAAGGAATTTTTAAAGCGCATTGAACGCACAGGCTTTGGTGAATTTTTATTTTACCACTGGCGCTTTGATAAAGAGGGTAATGAAATCACGGATTTCGTGCTAAATAAACCAGCATATAAAAACGCAGAAATTTTAGTCGCACAAGACAATTTCGGCTGTGGCTCCTCACGTGAGCATGCACCTTGGGCAATTTTAGATTATGGCTTCCGCGTAGTCATCGCGCCAAGCTTCGCCGACATTTTCCATAACAACTGCTTCAAAAATGGCATTTTGCCAATCAAGCTAACAGAAGCAGAATGTGACGAGCTATTAGCACAAGGCTTACAGCAGGCACAAGAAATCGAAGTCAACTTGGAGGCACAAACAGTTACAGCAGCATCAAAAGTGTATAGCTTCAACATCGACCCATACTATAAAGAAATGCTATTAAACGGCTGGGACGAAATCGCTTTGACATTCAAATATGAGGACGAAATTGCTGCATACGAAGCAAAGCGTATCGTCTTTGAATAG
- a CDS encoding uridine kinase family protein: MNNNHQSHNVKDSVHSIAYAIEQHLKSHTGPFVIAIDGGSGAGKSVVASEVANLLGATVIQCDDFFNIKISDEDWDTFSVENKCRLCIDFERIRNEALLPLLTGKQAVYLPYYYLSMTESSSKKVVKEPSQIIILDGIYSSHWLNDLVDLKVLVNVPSEIRYKRHNLREGTDDIDWHLRWDPVEDYYFSVLRPLNTFDLVVVNE, translated from the coding sequence ATGAATAACAATCATCAATCTCATAATGTAAAAGACTCGGTTCACAGCATTGCTTATGCTATAGAACAACATTTAAAAAGTCATACAGGCCCATTTGTTATAGCAATTGATGGCGGTAGTGGAGCTGGTAAATCAGTGGTGGCGTCTGAAGTAGCTAACCTTCTAGGAGCTACAGTTATACAATGCGATGATTTCTTCAATATTAAAATCTCTGATGAAGACTGGGATACGTTTTCAGTGGAAAATAAATGCCGTTTATGTATTGATTTTGAACGAATACGCAATGAAGCACTTTTACCACTACTTACCGGAAAACAGGCAGTATATTTACCATACTATTATTTGTCTATGACAGAGTCATCATCCAAAAAGGTAGTGAAAGAACCTTCACAAATCATTATTCTTGATGGTATTTACAGTTCACATTGGTTAAATGATTTGGTTGATCTTAAAGTACTTGTAAATGTTCCATCAGAGATTCGTTATAAACGACATAATTTAAGGGAAGGCACAGATGATATAGACTGGCATTTACGATGGGATCCAGTAGAAGATTATTATTTTTCAGTGCTACGTCCTTTAAATACATTTGACTTAGTAGTTGTAAATGAATAA